The Sphaerospermopsis torques-reginae ITEP-024 genome has a window encoding:
- the hsdR gene encoding EcoAI/FtnUII family type I restriction enzme subunit R yields the protein MSNEANTCRKYVEPKLNQAGWNTAPYDYYEQYCFTDGKIRPKNQRQPRGKRKFVDYLLLKGDFPLAVVEAKRKRKTPDEGLEQAMDYAKILGVKFAYSTNGKGIVEFDFITGEQSDVMDSFPSGDELWRRLQGESKEQIREDIAEKLLTPAYPIPDKPIRYYQRNAINAALAAIFQGQKRLLLTLATGTGKTTVSFQIAWKLSQIEWNKSDYFRSPIILFLADRNILVDDPMNKDFSAFNEDKIYKIQGEAKKGRDLYFAIYQAISDTQNQPGLYREYSPDYFDLIIIDECHRGSAKDESNWRQILEYFEPAYQLGLTATPLRDDNVDTYRYFGNPLYTYSLKQGINDGFLAPYRVYRVTTRSDKEGWRPSAGEIDRYGRTIPDEVYQTPDFERKLVREVRTKAIAKHITDFLKDTDRYAKTIVFCVDEPHVKAMVKELRNLNTDITKTNPDYISRITADAGDVGKGHLDKFKDVLDETHIIAVTSKLLTTGVDIPTCKNVILARVVRSMTDFKQIIGRGTRVREEKGKISFNIVDYTNSTVLFEDKDFDGEPTLINESEIDDQGKIISEDEQEIDSQEPEAQDDDVEEDDKSGFGGIPDDDDAPPRKYYVDGGSEEIVEEKIYDLDADNQLRLSKLVDYTREQVRTLYRSTIEIQQRWSVHEERAEIIDLLADRGINFDELKAVTNLPDVDPFDLLCHIAFDAPVLTCKQRAERLRRGKSDFFEQYGEEARAILNILLDKYAEKGIEEFDIRTSFKANREFDNYGNIIEIAERFGGVQELRDAVNQLQILLYSA from the coding sequence ATGAGTAATGAAGCTAATACTTGTCGTAAGTATGTAGAACCAAAATTAAATCAAGCTGGTTGGAATACTGCACCTTATGATTATTATGAGCAGTATTGCTTTACTGATGGTAAGATTAGACCAAAAAATCAGCGTCAACCCCGTGGTAAACGGAAATTTGTAGATTATTTACTTCTAAAAGGTGATTTTCCCCTAGCAGTGGTAGAAGCAAAGCGGAAACGCAAAACTCCTGATGAGGGACTAGAACAAGCTATGGACTATGCGAAAATTCTAGGGGTGAAGTTTGCTTATTCAACCAATGGTAAGGGAATTGTTGAATTTGATTTCATCACCGGTGAACAGTCGGATGTGATGGACTCCTTTCCTAGTGGTGATGAACTTTGGCGCAGGTTGCAAGGTGAATCAAAAGAACAAATTAGAGAAGATATTGCTGAAAAATTATTAACTCCTGCTTATCCAATTCCTGATAAACCTATACGTTATTATCAACGAAATGCTATTAATGCAGCACTAGCAGCAATTTTCCAAGGTCAAAAGCGGTTATTATTAACATTAGCAACTGGAACGGGAAAAACTACGGTTTCTTTTCAAATTGCTTGGAAACTTTCACAGATAGAATGGAATAAATCAGATTATTTTCGCTCACCAATAATTTTGTTTCTGGCAGATAGGAATATATTAGTAGATGATCCGATGAATAAGGATTTTTCCGCTTTTAATGAGGATAAAATCTACAAAATTCAAGGTGAAGCTAAAAAAGGACGTGATCTTTATTTTGCTATTTATCAAGCAATTAGTGATACTCAAAATCAACCAGGACTTTATAGAGAATATAGTCCTGATTATTTTGATTTAATTATTATTGATGAGTGTCATCGAGGTAGCGCCAAAGATGAAAGTAACTGGCGACAAATTTTAGAATATTTTGAACCTGCTTATCAATTAGGATTAACCGCAACACCGTTAAGAGATGATAATGTAGATACCTATAGATATTTTGGTAATCCTCTTTATACTTATTCTCTAAAACAAGGGATTAATGATGGTTTCTTAGCCCCCTATCGAGTTTATCGGGTTACTACTCGTTCTGATAAGGAAGGATGGCGGCCTAGTGCTGGAGAAATTGATCGTTATGGAAGAACTATTCCTGATGAAGTTTATCAAACTCCAGATTTTGAGAGGAAATTAGTTAGAGAAGTGCGGACAAAAGCCATTGCTAAACATATTACTGATTTTCTCAAAGATACAGATCGTTATGCTAAAACAATTGTTTTTTGTGTGGATGAACCTCACGTTAAAGCAATGGTGAAGGAGTTACGCAATCTGAATACTGATATTACCAAAACAAATCCTGATTATATATCTCGCATTACTGCTGATGCTGGTGATGTTGGTAAAGGACATCTCGATAAATTTAAGGATGTTTTAGATGAAACTCATATTATTGCGGTTACTTCTAAATTGCTGACTACTGGGGTAGATATTCCCACTTGTAAAAATGTGATTCTTGCCCGTGTTGTTCGTTCCATGACAGATTTTAAACAAATCATTGGCCGGGGAACTCGTGTCAGAGAAGAAAAGGGTAAAATATCTTTTAATATTGTTGATTATACTAATAGCACTGTACTTTTTGAAGATAAAGATTTTGATGGTGAACCTACTTTAATTAATGAATCAGAAATTGATGATCAGGGAAAAATTATTTCAGAAGATGAACAGGAAATAGACTCACAAGAACCAGAAGCGCAAGATGATGATGTTGAGGAGGATGATAAATCTGGTTTTGGGGGCATTCCTGATGATGATGACGCACCACCTCGGAAATATTACGTTGATGGAGGTAGTGAGGAAATTGTGGAGGAAAAAATTTATGATTTAGATGCAGATAATCAACTGCGTTTGTCTAAATTAGTTGACTATACGAGAGAACAAGTTAGGACTCTCTATCGTTCTACTATAGAAATACAACAACGCTGGTCTGTTCATGAAGAACGGGCAGAAATTATTGATTTGTTGGCAGATAGGGGAATTAATTTTGATGAGTTAAAAGCAGTGACAAATCTTCCCGATGTTGATCCTTTTGATTTATTATGTCATATAGCCTTTGATGCTCCGGTTTTGACTTGTAAACAACGGGCTGAAAGGTTACGTCGTGGTAAATCTGACTTTTTTGAGCAATATGGGGAGGAAGCAAGGGCAATTTTAAATATTTTGTTGGATAAGTACGCAGAAAAGGGTATTGAAGAGTTTGATATTCGCACAAGTTTTAAAGCTAATCGGGAGTTTGATAACTATGGTAATATAATTGAAATTGCTGAACGGTTTGGGGGAGTTCAGGAGTTGAGGGACGCTGTAAATCAATTGCAAATTTTACTTTATTCAGCATAA
- a CDS encoding restriction endonuclease subunit S: MSKVYPLVPLNQLLTRKKEEINIQELNTYTRITIKMNGQGITIRDCVLGSEIGTKKQFIARYGQLILSKIDARNGAFGILPNVCDGAIITGNFWAFEVNHKLLDIQYFDYLTKTLLFIDFCVRASDGTTNRLYLQESKFLSMEIPLPSLEEQRQIVARVEELVGKIEKVRSLRNEIIQDSQKVLLSAYYKLIEGAEYLPMKFVAPLERRAIEINLSNNYPELGIRSFGKGTFHKPALSGAEVGTKKLFRIEANDLLFQIVFAWEGAVAVAQSKDNGRFGSHRFLTCVPQPGIATSSFLCFHFLTEKGLEDLGKASPGGAGRNRTLGLKALENIQVPIPLFEKQLWFDDLQTKIDTMKQLREEAIKELDALLPSILDKAFKGEL, translated from the coding sequence ATGAGTAAAGTTTATCCCTTAGTGCCTTTGAATCAATTACTTACACGCAAGAAAGAAGAAATTAACATTCAAGAATTGAATACCTATACTCGTATTACCATAAAAATGAATGGTCAAGGTATTACAATTCGAGATTGTGTTTTAGGTAGTGAAATAGGAACAAAAAAACAGTTTATAGCAAGATATGGTCAGTTAATTCTATCTAAAATAGATGCTCGTAACGGTGCTTTTGGAATTTTGCCAAATGTTTGTGATGGTGCAATTATCACAGGTAATTTTTGGGCATTTGAAGTAAATCATAAACTTCTCGATATTCAATATTTTGACTATTTAACTAAAACTCTCCTATTTATTGATTTTTGTGTAAGGGCAAGTGATGGTACTACAAATCGGTTATATTTACAAGAATCAAAATTTCTTTCAATGGAAATACCCCTTCCCTCACTAGAAGAACAAAGGCAAATTGTAGCAAGGGTTGAGGAATTAGTCGGGAAAATTGAGAAAGTGCGATCATTAAGAAACGAAATCATTCAAGATTCTCAAAAAGTCCTACTGAGTGCATATTATAAACTAATTGAAGGTGCTGAATACTTACCTATGAAATTTGTAGCACCTCTAGAACGTAGGGCAATAGAAATTAATTTATCAAATAATTACCCTGAATTGGGTATAAGGTCTTTTGGAAAAGGAACATTTCATAAACCAGCATTAAGCGGAGCAGAAGTTGGTACGAAAAAACTGTTTAGAATTGAAGCCAATGATTTGTTATTTCAAATTGTATTTGCATGGGAAGGTGCTGTAGCTGTTGCACAATCTAAAGATAATGGACGTTTTGGTTCTCATCGTTTCTTAACCTGTGTTCCACAGCCAGGAATTGCCACTTCTTCATTTTTGTGCTTTCACTTCTTAACTGAAAAAGGATTAGAAGATTTAGGAAAAGCATCTCCAGGAGGTGCAGGACGAAATAGAACTCTTGGATTGAAAGCTTTAGAAAATATACAAGTTCCTATTCCTCTATTTGAGAAACAACTATGGTTTGATGATCTTCAAACTAAAATAGACACAATGAAACAACTCAGAGAAGAAGCAATAAAAGAACTTGATGCGCTTTTACCTTCCATACTCGATAAAGCATTTAAAGGTGAATTGTAA
- a CDS encoding type II toxin-antitoxin system VapC family toxin: protein MTSVVADTHTLIWYVFDLQRLSEAALTALEQAVNTGNPIYISAITVIEIAYLVEKGRFTEEVLTRILNALDDPNVGIILVPLDRNISGAIRQIDRVTVPDMPDRIIAATAFSLGIPLVTRDLRIQALTTIKTIW, encoded by the coding sequence ATGACATCAGTGGTTGCAGATACACATACTTTAATTTGGTACGTTTTTGATTTACAGAGATTATCAGAAGCTGCATTAACAGCATTAGAACAAGCAGTTAATACAGGTAATCCTATTTATATCTCAGCTATTACGGTTATAGAAATTGCTTATTTAGTTGAGAAGGGACGCTTTACAGAAGAGGTATTAACACGAATTTTAAATGCTTTGGATGATCCCAATGTAGGTATTATACTTGTACCTTTGGATCGTAATATTTCAGGTGCAATTCGACAAATTGATCGGGTAACAGTTCCTGATATGCCTGATAGAATTATTGCAGCTACGGCGTTTTCTTTGGGTATTCCTTTAGTTACTCGTGATTTGAGGATTCAAGCTTTAACCACTATTAAAACTATTTGGTAG
- a CDS encoding CobW family GTP-binding protein, giving the protein MMTSEIANTVPVTVLTGYLGAGKTTLLNHILTYEHGKKVAVIVNEFGEVGIDNQLVIDADEEIFEMNNGCICCTVRGDLIRIIGNLMKRRDKFDHLVIETTGLADPAPVIQTFFVDEDMQSQLSLDAVVTVVDAKHIWQHWEADEAQEQIAFADVILLNKTDLVSPENLDELENRIRSMNAMAKIYRTRNSELSMDALLGVNAFDLERALEIDPNFLGEDAHEHDDSVYSVALVEKGALDGEKLNAWMSELLSTKGTDIFRMKGILNIAGEDNRFVFQGVHMIFDGKADRPWKENETRKNELVFIGRNLDEAKLKQDFLACMV; this is encoded by the coding sequence ATGATGACTTCAGAAATAGCAAATACCGTACCCGTAACCGTTTTAACTGGCTATTTAGGCGCAGGAAAAACCACCCTCCTTAACCATATTCTCACCTACGAACACGGTAAAAAAGTTGCAGTTATCGTTAATGAATTTGGGGAAGTAGGCATTGATAATCAATTAGTAATTGATGCCGATGAAGAAATATTTGAAATGAACAATGGCTGTATTTGTTGTACAGTGCGCGGTGACTTAATCCGCATCATTGGTAATTTGATGAAACGCCGGGATAAATTTGATCATTTAGTAATTGAAACCACCGGATTAGCCGATCCTGCACCTGTGATTCAAACATTTTTTGTTGATGAAGATATGCAGAGTCAACTATCACTAGATGCAGTAGTTACAGTTGTAGATGCCAAACATATTTGGCAACATTGGGAAGCAGACGAAGCCCAAGAACAAATTGCTTTTGCGGATGTTATTTTATTAAACAAAACCGATTTAGTTAGTCCAGAAAATTTAGATGAATTAGAAAACCGCATTCGGTCAATGAATGCAATGGCGAAAATTTACCGCACCCGTAATTCTGAATTATCAATGGATGCTTTATTGGGGGTAAATGCCTTTGATTTAGAACGCGCTTTAGAAATTGATCCTAACTTTTTAGGTGAAGATGCCCATGAACATGATGATAGTGTTTATTCTGTAGCATTAGTAGAAAAAGGTGCATTAGATGGGGAAAAATTAAATGCTTGGATGTCAGAATTACTCAGCACCAAAGGAACTGATATTTTCCGCATGAAAGGCATTTTAAACATTGCTGGTGAAGATAATCGTTTTGTTTTCCAAGGTGTACACATGATTTTTGATGGTAAAGCAGATAGACCTTGGAAAGAAAATGAAACCAGAAAAAATGAACTTGTTTTTATTGGACGTAATTTAGATGAAGCCAAGTTAAAACAAGATTTTCTGGCTTGTATGGTGTAG
- a CDS encoding alpha/beta fold hydrolase translates to MTTFSVFTGKVQEFLWNWQNQPLRVVYETRGEGLPVLLLPAFSSVSTRGEVGELAKLLSTHFQVTAIDWPGFGESSRLSLDYNPAIYEQFLADFVKSVFNTPIIVVAAGHATGYVLKLAVKQPDAFSKIVLLAPTWRGPLPTMGVNQNIAGIVREMVRSPIFGQALYKLNTTPSFLSWMYRRHVFTDTAKLTPDFIAQKWQTTQQPNARFASAAFVTGNIDTIHSQGEFLSLVESVNVPIMAVIGASSPPKSRQEMDALAELQKVNSVIIPGTLGLHEEYPAIVFDAILPFLTNMC, encoded by the coding sequence ATGACTACTTTTAGTGTATTTACTGGAAAAGTACAAGAATTTCTTTGGAATTGGCAAAATCAGCCATTGCGGGTGGTTTATGAAACCAGAGGAGAGGGTTTACCAGTTTTACTACTTCCTGCTTTTAGTAGCGTTTCCACACGGGGAGAAGTGGGAGAACTTGCCAAGTTACTCTCTACCCATTTTCAGGTTACTGCTATTGACTGGCCGGGTTTTGGTGAAAGTTCACGCTTGAGTTTAGATTACAATCCCGCTATATATGAGCAATTTTTAGCAGATTTTGTGAAATCTGTTTTTAATACTCCAATTATTGTAGTTGCGGCTGGTCATGCTACTGGTTATGTCTTGAAACTGGCAGTTAAACAACCAGATGCTTTTTCTAAGATTGTGTTATTAGCACCGACTTGGCGCGGACCACTGCCAACAATGGGGGTAAATCAAAATATTGCTGGTATAGTTAGGGAAATGGTGCGATCGCCTATTTTCGGTCAAGCATTATATAAGCTAAACACCACCCCATCATTTTTATCTTGGATGTATCGCCGTCACGTTTTTACCGATACAGCTAAACTGACACCCGACTTTATCGCCCAAAAATGGCAAACCACCCAACAACCAAACGCCAGATTTGCCTCTGCGGCCTTTGTCACCGGCAACATTGACACTATTCACAGTCAAGGAGAATTTTTATCCTTGGTTGAGTCGGTAAACGTTCCCATAATGGCAGTTATAGGCGCATCTAGTCCGCCAAAATCGCGGCAAGAAATGGACGCTTTAGCAGAATTACAAAAAGTTAATAGCGTGATTATTCCTGGTACTTTGGGACTTCATGAGGAATATCCAGCAATTGTTTTTGATGCAATACTGCCATTTTTAACCAATATGTGTTAA
- a CDS encoding SufE family protein, giving the protein MSLSLDSLPPALAKIVQRFQRASDPKRRYEQLIWYAQKLPEFPEADKVPENKVPGCVSQVYVTATLNDGKVVFQGDSDSQLTKGLVALLIEGLNGSSPNEIVQLTPDFIQATGLNVSLTPSRANGFYNIFKTMQKKALECDG; this is encoded by the coding sequence ATGTCCTTAAGTCTTGATTCTTTACCACCAGCTTTGGCTAAAATTGTGCAACGTTTTCAACGTGCTTCTGACCCAAAAAGACGTTATGAACAATTAATTTGGTATGCTCAGAAACTGCCAGAATTTCCTGAAGCTGATAAAGTCCCCGAAAATAAAGTTCCTGGTTGTGTCTCTCAGGTATATGTTACAGCTACACTCAATGACGGGAAGGTGGTTTTTCAGGGAGATTCTGATTCTCAACTGACTAAGGGACTGGTAGCACTTTTAATAGAAGGATTAAACGGATCATCACCTAATGAAATTGTACAACTAACTCCTGATTTTATTCAAGCCACGGGTTTAAATGTCAGCCTCACACCTTCCCGCGCTAATGGTTTTTACAACATTTTTAAAACTATGCAAAAAAAAGCGTTGGAATGTGATGGGTGA
- the psaK gene encoding photosystem I reaction center subunit PsaK has protein sequence MLTSTLLAAATAPLEWSPSVGIIMVIANIIAIAFGKFTIQYPSAAPAAPAPQFFGGFGLPAILATAAFGHILGAGIILGLHYIGRI, from the coding sequence GTGTTGACTTCAACTTTACTCGCTGCTGCGACCGCACCCTTAGAATGGAGTCCTAGCGTTGGTATCATCATGGTTATCGCTAACATCATTGCGATCGCCTTTGGTAAATTTACAATTCAATATCCCAGTGCAGCACCAGCAGCACCCGCGCCTCAGTTTTTTGGTGGTTTTGGTTTACCTGCTATTTTAGCAACTGCCGCCTTTGGTCATATCTTAGGTGCTGGTATTATCTTAGGATTGCACTATATTGGCAGAATCTAG
- a CDS encoding DUF2281 domain-containing protein, giving the protein MNIEQSVLEKLRHLPVDKQQQLLDFAEFLSQKMTLKTPLQNVRGLCADLKVDISEEDIYQARQEMWGNFPRDII; this is encoded by the coding sequence ATGAATATTGAGCAATCTGTGTTAGAAAAGTTACGCCATTTACCTGTTGATAAACAACAGCAATTATTAGATTTTGCGGAATTTTTGTCTCAAAAAATGACTCTTAAAACTCCTTTACAGAATGTTAGAGGATTATGTGCTGATTTAAAAGTAGATATTAGTGAAGAAGATATTTATCAAGCGCGTCAAGAAATGTGGGGTAATTTTCCAAGGGATATAATTTAA
- a CDS encoding WD40 repeat domain-containing protein has translation MDFTTNTPQQFTTYYSGNFADYITSLNWSSTGEKLAVISAAGEVVIWENKEITYLQTAIGKSIDCVAFSADGKYLAVGGQDGKVKIWRENQLIKTLENAPAWVDQLAWNHTNNLLAFSLGRYVQVWDADTEEIVVTLNFENSSILGIDWRKDGKYLAIGGYQGVKIWNSQDWDHEPYILAMGTVSVAMAWSGDGKYLASGNMDRSVTVVEWENPDPWVMRGFPGKIRQLAWSDVTTATGAPLLAASSVEGVVVWEKSTDESLGWEAQVLTNHVDIINAIAYAPQSYILASAGADGWLCLWNENCEVSQILTGVRGGFSTLAWHPQGKFLAAGGEQGELLIWSKTND, from the coding sequence ATGGACTTCACAACTAACACACCTCAACAATTTACAACCTACTATTCAGGAAACTTTGCAGATTATATCACCTCTCTAAATTGGTCATCCACAGGTGAAAAACTGGCTGTAATATCTGCTGCGGGAGAAGTTGTCATCTGGGAAAATAAAGAAATTACCTACTTACAAACCGCAATAGGTAAATCAATAGACTGTGTAGCTTTTTCCGCAGATGGTAAATATTTAGCCGTGGGTGGACAAGATGGAAAAGTGAAGATTTGGCGAGAAAATCAATTAATTAAAACCTTAGAAAATGCCCCTGCTTGGGTTGATCAATTAGCTTGGAATCATACTAATAATCTATTAGCTTTTAGTTTAGGGCGTTATGTGCAAGTTTGGGATGCAGATACAGAAGAAATTGTTGTCACTCTTAACTTTGAAAATTCATCAATTTTAGGAATTGATTGGCGAAAAGATGGTAAATATTTAGCTATTGGTGGTTATCAAGGAGTGAAAATTTGGAATAGTCAAGATTGGGATCATGAACCTTATATTTTAGCTATGGGTACAGTTAGTGTAGCAATGGCCTGGTCTGGCGATGGTAAATATTTAGCGTCAGGAAATATGGATCGTAGCGTCACAGTTGTAGAATGGGAAAATCCTGATCCTTGGGTTATGCGTGGTTTTCCGGGTAAAATTCGACAATTAGCTTGGTCTGATGTAACAACTGCTACAGGTGCGCCGCTGTTAGCTGCTTCCAGTGTGGAAGGTGTGGTAGTTTGGGAAAAATCAACGGATGAATCTTTAGGTTGGGAAGCGCAAGTTTTAACGAATCATGTGGATATAATTAATGCGATCGCCTATGCACCCCAAAGTTATATACTTGCTTCTGCTGGTGCTGATGGGTGGTTATGTTTATGGAACGAAAATTGTGAAGTATCGCAAATTCTCACAGGTGTACGTGGGGGTTTTTCGACTTTAGCTTGGCACCCCCAAGGTAAATTTTTAGCCGCAGGTGGGGAACAAGGAGAGTTACTAATTTGGTCAAAAACTAATGACTAA
- a CDS encoding N-6 DNA methylase: MPKPTTKKTDKPVTTAQKLGSVVKSARDIMRTDKGLNGELDRLPQLTWIMFLKLLDDSEKLLEADAKVAGMDYKPTIKPPYRWRDWAANEDFTSDKLKSFINNDEAVLPDGNKGEGLLAYLRNLKTKAGNKRADVIAKVFKDVNNRMISGTLLWDVLDKVNEIRFDKSEEVNVLSTLYESMLKEMRDAAGDSGEFYTPRPVVRFMVQVMNPQLGETIFDPACGTGGFLVEAYKYLKQNCSAQDWQILQKSLIGAEAKSLPLMLAHMSLLLHGFEYPDIDDGNSLRFTLSEMGEKDWVDVILTNPPFGGEEEDRIKNNFPKDRQTKETALLFLQLIMRRLRQRPKPGRAAVVFPNGVLFGDNMCAKIKEDLLKNFNLHTIVRLPNGVFAPYTSIPTNLLFFDRSRQTDEIWYYEIPLPEGRKSYTKTKPIQDEDFAECVAWWQNREENQNAWKYNFREVYHQARADAQPFWDAGNEAEERANNLAKNVKELTEKIKILENSILDFSPPKEVTKVKQQIQKIKDEVKQFQTEEQNQREFAKEQKAKGDAIYWAIYNLDRKNPNNQTDFEHLPPEQLVNDILEKDRRVAEIMSEIKAILG, encoded by the coding sequence ATGCCAAAACCCACTACCAAAAAAACCGACAAACCCGTAACCACCGCCCAAAAACTAGGCAGCGTGGTAAAATCAGCCCGTGATATCATGCGGACTGATAAAGGTCTAAATGGAGAATTAGACAGACTTCCCCAGTTGACTTGGATCATGTTCTTGAAATTGTTGGATGATTCCGAAAAACTACTCGAAGCAGATGCAAAAGTAGCAGGAATGGACTATAAACCCACAATTAAACCGCCTTATCGTTGGCGTGATTGGGCTGCTAATGAAGATTTTACCAGCGATAAGTTAAAAAGTTTCATCAATAATGATGAAGCAGTTTTACCAGATGGTAACAAAGGTGAAGGTTTACTCGCTTATTTGCGGAATCTCAAAACCAAAGCTGGTAATAAACGCGCTGATGTTATCGCTAAGGTTTTCAAAGATGTCAATAACCGTATGATTAGCGGGACTTTGCTATGGGATGTGCTGGATAAAGTCAATGAAATTCGCTTTGATAAATCCGAAGAAGTGAACGTCCTTAGCACCTTGTATGAGTCCATGTTAAAGGAAATGCGCGACGCTGCGGGAGATTCGGGAGAATTTTATACCCCTCGTCCAGTGGTGCGGTTTATGGTGCAGGTAATGAACCCACAATTAGGAGAAACAATTTTTGATCCTGCTTGCGGAACTGGTGGTTTTTTGGTTGAGGCTTATAAATATCTCAAACAGAATTGTAGCGCCCAAGATTGGCAAATTTTACAAAAAAGTCTGATTGGTGCTGAGGCGAAATCTTTGCCTTTGATGTTAGCACACATGAGTTTACTATTACATGGTTTTGAATATCCCGATATTGATGATGGTAATAGTTTACGGTTTACTCTGTCAGAAATGGGTGAAAAAGATTGGGTTGATGTGATTCTCACTAACCCACCATTTGGAGGTGAGGAAGAAGACAGAATTAAAAACAACTTTCCCAAAGATAGACAAACTAAAGAAACGGCGTTGTTATTCCTTCAGTTAATTATGCGTCGTCTTCGACAAAGACCGAAACCAGGACGCGCTGCGGTTGTATTTCCTAATGGGGTGTTATTTGGGGATAATATGTGCGCCAAAATTAAGGAAGATTTACTGAAAAATTTTAATTTGCATACTATTGTCCGTCTTCCTAATGGGGTGTTTGCACCATATACCAGTATTCCGACAAATTTGTTATTTTTTGACCGTTCTCGACAAACGGATGAAATTTGGTATTATGAAATTCCTTTACCAGAAGGACGAAAAAGTTACACTAAAACTAAGCCAATACAAGATGAAGATTTTGCTGAATGTGTAGCATGGTGGCAGAATCGGGAAGAAAATCAAAACGCTTGGAAGTATAACTTTAGGGAAGTTTATCATCAAGCTAGAGCAGATGCACAACCTTTTTGGGATGCTGGTAATGAAGCTGAAGAAAGGGCTAATAATCTAGCTAAAAATGTCAAAGAATTAACTGAAAAAATCAAAATTTTAGAAAATTCGATTTTAGATTTTTCTCCACCTAAAGAAGTTACTAAAGTTAAACAGCAGATTCAAAAAATTAAGGATGAAGTAAAACAGTTTCAAACTGAGGAACAAAATCAGCGCGAATTTGCTAAGGAACAGAAAGCCAAAGGTGATGCTATTTACTGGGCAATTTATAATCTTGACCGCAAAAACCCCAATAATCAGACGGATTTTGAACATTTACCCCCAGAGCAACTGGTAAATGATATATTGGAGAAAGATCGGCGAGTTGCTGAAATTATGTCTGAGATTAAAGCAATTTTAGGGTAG
- a CDS encoding metal ABC transporter solute-binding protein, Zn/Mn family, with protein sequence MTKKIIYKNLLNIALLVISLGFSGCNNRNFNTRYIQYNQTQNINKNLPQVVATTSVLCDLTKQVAGETINLTCLIPPGLNPSIYEPTPEDIQAIEQAKLILYHGYNFELSLIKPIQNAQNNAPKIAVAQRAVTTPERLRKNGKSFTEPHIWHDVKNTIKMAEVVNSNLSKILPQHQKEYSRNTSKLTQELNELHDWVKSTLATIPDKNRKLLTTHEAMIYYVKAYGFPYKGSLADVRNEDNLTDTRVKNLAQYIQKTKAPTVFADTTINLMSLQPITSKANVKLFDRQLYIDGLGKPGSDGETYQKMIDANTRSIVEGLGGTYLKFEPNIGR encoded by the coding sequence ATGACAAAAAAAATCATATACAAGAATTTATTAAATATTGCCTTATTGGTGATTTCTCTGGGATTTTCTGGTTGCAATAATCGCAATTTCAATACCAGATATATTCAGTATAATCAGACGCAAAATATTAACAAAAATCTTCCTCAAGTAGTGGCAACTACCAGTGTATTATGTGATTTAACTAAACAAGTTGCGGGAGAAACAATAAACTTAACTTGTTTAATTCCTCCTGGTTTAAATCCAAGTATTTATGAACCGACACCAGAAGATATCCAAGCCATTGAACAAGCGAAACTTATTTTATATCATGGTTATAATTTTGAACTAAGTTTAATTAAACCTATTCAAAATGCTCAAAATAATGCACCCAAAATAGCAGTCGCTCAACGTGCTGTCACCACACCTGAAAGATTACGTAAAAATGGTAAAAGTTTTACTGAACCACATATTTGGCATGATGTGAAAAATACTATTAAAATGGCAGAAGTAGTTAATAGTAATTTAAGTAAAATATTACCTCAACATCAAAAAGAATATAGTCGCAATACCAGTAAATTAACCCAAGAATTAAATGAACTACATGATTGGGTTAAGTCTACACTTGCCACTATTCCTGATAAAAATCGCAAATTGTTAACCACCCATGAAGCAATGATTTATTATGTCAAAGCTTATGGTTTTCCCTATAAAGGTAGTTTAGCAGATGTTAGGAATGAAGATAATTTAACAGATACAAGAGTGAAAAATTTAGCCCAATATATTCAAAAAACAAAAGCACCAACAGTTTTTGCAGATACAACAATTAATCTTATGTCACTGCAACCTATTACCAGCAAAGCAAATGTGAAACTTTTTGATAGACAACTTTATATTGATGGACTAGGTAAACCTGGTAGTGATGGAGAAACCTATCAAAAAATGATAGATGCAAATACGCGGAGTATTGTTGAAGGTTTGGGAGGTACTTATTTGAAATTTGAGCCAAATATTGGTAGGTAA